A region from the Pempheris klunzingeri isolate RE-2024b chromosome 17, fPemKlu1.hap1, whole genome shotgun sequence genome encodes:
- the LOC139216597 gene encoding serine/threonine-protein kinase WNK4-like isoform X2: MLPQTADDQTKERPEEEEEDRSILHPPLPPVTMTISKDNPAVQSQAAENAAANQDANSDSGEETALSDSREAAFPWQQREEEHEEEETQAVASSPDGRFLKFNIEIGRGSFKTVYRGLDTETTVEVAWCELQTHRLNKAERQRFDEEVEMLKALQHPNIVRFFDSWKATLRGHKCTILVTELMTSGTLKTYLRRFRQMKLKLLQRWSFQTLKGLQFLHSRCPPILHRDLKCDNIFITGPTASVKIGDLGLATLKKASFAKSVIGTPEFMAPEMYEEKYDEAVDVYAFGMCILEMATSEYPYSECQNAAQIYRKVTNGVKPDSFSKVKVPELREIIEGCIRTNSSERFTVQDLLDHRFFQEQLGVHVDLAEDDDGAKAALKLWLRMDHNKKLHGKYKDNNAIEFLFELYKDVPEEVAQEMVVLGFVCEADYKVVAMAIRHRVTAIKRQREKQRHLLEEALSRQKEAAIEEECDPAPRPPEPPNQRPVRRVANQQDSVGGPAPAWIQAPPSATTTSSALSSSISPVDSGIGGVPSRMEGDEDDKTTKHTSYSSATSDCEMDTSFSSSGVSEKVATPVTSPAPLPPVSTPAPVAWETPLPRVAPPSVTRAPSKAPPFPVLRFPKSIAVSNNAERQSSGSVCGFSSPVDSYASDVTSGLSDGNDGQSDKGKQEADKQAAAKQFKRRARARLKITGLSDMVDRVVECQLQTHNSKMVTFKFDLDGDNPEDIASVMIHRDFILPSERQGFIHRMYDIISRAESMMYQQQPAHLTATTTLPESLPNLPAHRLSRTLSSSSLPDIADTDPSPLKDGDFYVDPEATPPVRPLRSQSFHTSSASSHQPPPYPRHYSPPQPPSHLVPQYQYHLPSPPYSPYTSQFPGQSSSPTSLPQVHSNPSLLTPSSSSSAPPPPPHWPPTDQPLFSLANVLSLAMSVAQSLMPPAGTPNHGFHPQPLSPPFPSPQASLSSPFPSPQASLSPPMSPALGSKLHHPGHASFSAPFSSQPSYAPPTPNSQHGAEPGRTPDTPQPHSPVPQRDILAPPPPGSEAISAPTAPSAPSLTTAPSLTTAPSAPTAPSLTTAPSAPTAPSLTTAPSAPTAPSLITAPSAPTAPSLTTAPSAPTAPSLTTAPSAPSAPSPRAELSASSPSMSTPPNRVSSPVSPPPSLSPIQEVKQSSGFSIGRFQVMASKNSHQEARPLSQATPTTHSPPPASVDQSESSDSSTGEESESESSISTVTSAPPGHPLSYQEEEKRRMEEEEEEEKKRRGSRRLSVPQWEGMNRSAACLSSDESESENEETWAELQELRERHLAEVQTLQANQKREIEDLYSRMGKVPPPGIVSPAAMLNYRQRRLSKPGNYPPPRKNSLQRLDALLPAGIMRKSPVSGGSQEKAGRGVTFAPEHSCM; this comes from the exons atgctgcCTCAGACCGCTGACGACCAAACCAAGGAGAGacctgaagaggaagaagaggaccgGTCTATTCTTCATCCTCCACTCCCTCCTGTTACCATGACAATCTCAAAGGACAACCCCGCGGTCCAATCACAGGCCGCGGAGAACGCCGCGGCCAATCAGGACGCCAACTCGGACTCAGGGGAGGAGACGGCGCTCTCAGACTCTCGGGAGGCGGCGTTTCCTTGGCAACAAAGGGAGGAGGAGCACGAGGAGGAAGAGACGCAGGCGGTCGCCTCGTCCCCCGACGGTCGATTCCTCAAGTTCAACATTGAGATCGGACGTGGGTCCTTCAAGACGGTTTACAGAGGACTGGACACCGAGACCACGGTGGAGGTGGCCTGGTGTGAgctgcag ACCCATCGTCTGAACAAGGCGGAGCGTCAGCGGTTcgatgaggaggtggagatgctgaaggctctgcagCATCCCAACATCGTTCGCTTCTTTGACTCCTGGAAGGCGACGCTGAGGGGACACAAGTGCACCATCCTGGTGACGGAGCTCATGACGTCCGGAACCCTCAAGAC GTACCTGCGCAGGTTCCGTCAGatgaagctgaagctgctgcagcgcTGGAGCTTCCAGACCCTGAAGGGGCTGCAGTTCCTGCACTCACGCTGCCCCCCCATCCTGCACCGAGACCTCAAATGTGACAACATCTTCATCACCGGGCCCACCGCCTCCGTCAAGATCGGAGACCTGGGCCTCGCCACGCTCAAGAAGGCCTCGTTCGCCAAGAGCGTCATCG GGACCCCGGAGTTCATGGCTCCAGAGATGTATGAGGAGAAGTACGACGAGGCCGTGGATGTTTACGCCTTCGGCATGTGCATCCTGGAGATGGCGACGTCCGAGTACCCGTACTCTGAGTGTCAGAACGCCGCCCAGATCTACCGCAAAGTCACCAAC GGAGTCAAACCCGACAGTTTCTCCAAAGTCAAAGTTCCCGAGCTGAGGGAGATCATTGAAGGCTGCATTCGGACCAACAGCAGCGAGAG gttcACGGTTCAGGACCTGCTGGACCACCGGTTCTTCCAGGAGCAGCTGGGAGTCCACGTGGATCTGGCAGAGGACGATGACGGCGCCAAGGCGGCGCTGAAGCTCTGGCTCCGGATGGACCACAACAAGAAGCTCCACGGGAAATACAAAGACAACAACGCCATCGAGTTCCTGTTCGAGCTGTACAAAGACGTTCCAGAAGAGGTCGCGCAGGAGATG gtggTACTGGGGTTCGTCTGTGAGGCAGACTATAAGGTGGTTGCCATGGCGATCAGACACAGAGTGACGGCCATAAAACGTCAGCGGGAAAAACAGCGGCACCTGCTGGAGGAAGCTCTGAGCCGCCAGAAGGAAGCTGCCATCGAGGAAGAGTGTGACCCCGCCCCCCGGCCACCTGAGCCGCCCAATCAGAGACCAGTAAGGAGGGTAGCcaatcag CAGGACTCAGTTGGTGGACCCGCCCCTGCCTGGATACAAGCCCCGCCCTCGGCAACAACGACATCATCGGCGCTGTCATCGAGCATCAGCCCGGTGGATTCTGGGATCGGCGGTGTCCCCAGCAGGATGGAAGGAGACGAGGATGACAAGACCACCAAACACACCTCGTACTCCTCCGCCACAT cggACTGTGAGATGGacacctccttcagctcctcaggtGTCTCGGAGAAGGTGGCCACTCCTGTCACTAGCCCTGCCCCTTTGCCTCCTGTTTCCACCCCTGCTCCCGTGGCTTGGGAAACCCCTCTCCCCAGGGTGGCCCCTCCCTCTGTGACCCGGGCTCCGTCCAAAGCTCCGCCCTTTCCCGTGCTGCGCTTCCCCAAG AGCATCGCTGTGTCCAACAATGCAGAGCGACAGTCATCTGGATCAGTCTGTGGCTTCTCCTCACCTgtggacag CTACGCCTCTGATGTGACCTCAGGTTTGAGTGATGGCAATGACGGCCAATCAGATAAGGgcaaacaggaagcagacaaACAGGCGGCTGCCAAGCAGTTCAAGAGGAGAGCGAGAGCTCGTCTGAAAATCACAGGG ctgtcCGACATGGTGGACCGGGTCGTGGAGTGTCAGCTGCAGACTCACAACAGTAAGATGGTGACGTTTAAGTTTGACCTGGACGGAGACAATCCAGAGGACATCGCCTCTGTGatg atccACAGAGACTTCATTCTGCCGTCAGAGCGACAAGGATTCATCCACCGCAtgtatgacatcatcagcaggGCGGAGTCTATGATGTATCAACAGCAGCCAGCTCACCTGACCGCCACTACCACGCTGCCTGAGTCCCtg CCGAACCTGCCGGCCCACCGCCTCTCCAGAACGCTGTCCtcatcttcacttcctg ACATTGCAGACACTGACCCCTCCCCCCTGAAGGATGGAGACTTCTACGTCGACCCTGAGGCCACGCCCCCCGTCAGACCGCTGAGGTCACAGTCCTTCCACACCTCATCAG cttcctcccatcagcctccCCCCTACCCAAGGCATTACTCCCCTCCTCAGCCCCCCTCCCACCTCGTCCCTCAGTATCAGTAtcacctcccctctcccccttaCTCCCCCTACACATCTCAATTTCCTGGTCAGAGTTCCTCCCCCACCAGCCTCCCCCAAGTCCACAGtaacccctccctcctcaccccctcctcctcttcctcagctcctcctccccctccccactGGCCCCCCACTGACCAGCCCCTCTTCTCTCTGGCTAATGTCCTCTCTCTAGCCATGAGTGTGGCCCAGTCCTTAATGCCCCCAGCCGGCACCCCCAACCATGGCTTTCACCCCCAGCCCCTGTCTCCCCCTTTCCCCTCACCTCaggcctccctctcttcccctttcCCCTCCCCCCaggcctccctctctccccccatgTCTCCAGCACTAGGCTCCAAGCTCCATCATCCAGGCCACGCCTCCTTCTCTGctcccttctcctctcagcCATCTTACGCCCCGCCCACCCCAAACAGCCAGCACGGGGCGGAGCCCGGACGGACACCTGACACACCACAG ccTCACAGTCCTGTCCCGCAGAGGGACATcttagccccgccccctcctg GTTCAGAGGCTATTTCTGCTCCCACTGCACCCAGTGCTCCCAGTCTGACCACTGCACCCAGTCTGACCACTGCACCCAGTGCCCCCACTGCTCCCAGTCTGACCACTGCACCCAGTGCTCCCACTGCTCCCAGTCTGACCACTGCACCCAGTGCTCCCACTGCTCCCAGTCTGATCACTGCACCCAGTGCTCCCACTGCTCCCAGTCTGACCACTGCACCCAGTGCTCCCACTGCACCCAGTCTGACCACTgctcccagtgctcccagtgctcccagtcCCAGAGCAGAGCTCTCAGCCTCGTCGCCATCTATGTCGACCCCCCCCAACAGA GTGTCCTCCCCCGTCTCCCCGCCACCCAGCCTGTCTCCCATTCAGGAGG TGAAACAGTCTTCAGGCTTCAGCATTGGTCGTTTCCAGGTGATGGCGTCTAAAAACAGTCATCAGGAGGCCCGCCCCCTCAGCCAGGCCACACCCACCACCCACTCTCCGCCTCCTGCCTCtgtggaccaatcagagagctcagacagcagcacaggggAAGAGAGCGAATCAGAGAGCAGCATCAGCACTGTGACGTCGGCCCCACCTGGTCATCCTCTGAGTTAccaagaggaggagaagaggaggatggaagaggaggaggaagaggagaagaagaggagggggagtcGGAGGCTGAGTGTCCCTCAGTGGGAGGGGATGAACCGCTCGGCAGCCTGCCTCAGCTCTGACGAATCAGAGAGTGAGAACGAGGAGACGTGGGCGGAGCTACAGGAGCTCCGAGAGAG ACACCTGGCGGAGGTGCAGACCCTGCAAGCCAATCAGAAGCGAGAGATCGAGGACTTGTACTCGAGGATGGGTAAAGTCCCGCCCCCTGGTATCGTCTCTCCGGCCGCCATGCTGAACTACCGCCAACGCCGCCTCTCCAAGCCCGGAAACTACCCTCCTCCTCGCAAAAACAGCCTGCAGAGGCTGGACGCGCTGCTCCCTGCAG GTATCATGCGGAAGAGCCCTGTGAGCGGCGGATCTCAGGAGAAGGCAGGGAGAGGTGTGACGTTCGCCCCCGAGCACAGCTGCATG TGA
- the LOC139216597 gene encoding serine/threonine-protein kinase WNK4-like isoform X1 produces the protein MLPQTADDQTKERPEEEEEDRSILHPPLPPVTMTISKDNPAVQSQAAENAAANQDANSDSGEETALSDSREAAFPWQQREEEHEEEETQAVASSPDGRFLKFNIEIGRGSFKTVYRGLDTETTVEVAWCELQTHRLNKAERQRFDEEVEMLKALQHPNIVRFFDSWKATLRGHKCTILVTELMTSGTLKTYLRRFRQMKLKLLQRWSFQTLKGLQFLHSRCPPILHRDLKCDNIFITGPTASVKIGDLGLATLKKASFAKSVIGTPEFMAPEMYEEKYDEAVDVYAFGMCILEMATSEYPYSECQNAAQIYRKVTNGVKPDSFSKVKVPELREIIEGCIRTNSSERFTVQDLLDHRFFQEQLGVHVDLAEDDDGAKAALKLWLRMDHNKKLHGKYKDNNAIEFLFELYKDVPEEVAQEMVVLGFVCEADYKVVAMAIRHRVTAIKRQREKQRHLLEEALSRQKEAAIEEECDPAPRPPEPPNQRPVRRVANQVCLRLFPWKQPWTLPYLHSEFNQFMRLPNSQQDSVGGPAPAWIQAPPSATTTSSALSSSISPVDSGIGGVPSRMEGDEDDKTTKHTSYSSATSDCEMDTSFSSSGVSEKVATPVTSPAPLPPVSTPAPVAWETPLPRVAPPSVTRAPSKAPPFPVLRFPKSIAVSNNAERQSSGSVCGFSSPVDSYASDVTSGLSDGNDGQSDKGKQEADKQAAAKQFKRRARARLKITGLSDMVDRVVECQLQTHNSKMVTFKFDLDGDNPEDIASVMIHRDFILPSERQGFIHRMYDIISRAESMMYQQQPAHLTATTTLPESLPNLPAHRLSRTLSSSSLPDIADTDPSPLKDGDFYVDPEATPPVRPLRSQSFHTSSASSHQPPPYPRHYSPPQPPSHLVPQYQYHLPSPPYSPYTSQFPGQSSSPTSLPQVHSNPSLLTPSSSSSAPPPPPHWPPTDQPLFSLANVLSLAMSVAQSLMPPAGTPNHGFHPQPLSPPFPSPQASLSSPFPSPQASLSPPMSPALGSKLHHPGHASFSAPFSSQPSYAPPTPNSQHGAEPGRTPDTPQPHSPVPQRDILAPPPPGSEAISAPTAPSAPSLTTAPSLTTAPSAPTAPSLTTAPSAPTAPSLTTAPSAPTAPSLITAPSAPTAPSLTTAPSAPTAPSLTTAPSAPSAPSPRAELSASSPSMSTPPNRVSSPVSPPPSLSPIQEVKQSSGFSIGRFQVMASKNSHQEARPLSQATPTTHSPPPASVDQSESSDSSTGEESESESSISTVTSAPPGHPLSYQEEEKRRMEEEEEEEKKRRGSRRLSVPQWEGMNRSAACLSSDESESENEETWAELQELRERHLAEVQTLQANQKREIEDLYSRMGKVPPPGIVSPAAMLNYRQRRLSKPGNYPPPRKNSLQRLDALLPAGIMRKSPVSGGSQEKAGRGVTFAPEHSCM, from the exons atgctgcCTCAGACCGCTGACGACCAAACCAAGGAGAGacctgaagaggaagaagaggaccgGTCTATTCTTCATCCTCCACTCCCTCCTGTTACCATGACAATCTCAAAGGACAACCCCGCGGTCCAATCACAGGCCGCGGAGAACGCCGCGGCCAATCAGGACGCCAACTCGGACTCAGGGGAGGAGACGGCGCTCTCAGACTCTCGGGAGGCGGCGTTTCCTTGGCAACAAAGGGAGGAGGAGCACGAGGAGGAAGAGACGCAGGCGGTCGCCTCGTCCCCCGACGGTCGATTCCTCAAGTTCAACATTGAGATCGGACGTGGGTCCTTCAAGACGGTTTACAGAGGACTGGACACCGAGACCACGGTGGAGGTGGCCTGGTGTGAgctgcag ACCCATCGTCTGAACAAGGCGGAGCGTCAGCGGTTcgatgaggaggtggagatgctgaaggctctgcagCATCCCAACATCGTTCGCTTCTTTGACTCCTGGAAGGCGACGCTGAGGGGACACAAGTGCACCATCCTGGTGACGGAGCTCATGACGTCCGGAACCCTCAAGAC GTACCTGCGCAGGTTCCGTCAGatgaagctgaagctgctgcagcgcTGGAGCTTCCAGACCCTGAAGGGGCTGCAGTTCCTGCACTCACGCTGCCCCCCCATCCTGCACCGAGACCTCAAATGTGACAACATCTTCATCACCGGGCCCACCGCCTCCGTCAAGATCGGAGACCTGGGCCTCGCCACGCTCAAGAAGGCCTCGTTCGCCAAGAGCGTCATCG GGACCCCGGAGTTCATGGCTCCAGAGATGTATGAGGAGAAGTACGACGAGGCCGTGGATGTTTACGCCTTCGGCATGTGCATCCTGGAGATGGCGACGTCCGAGTACCCGTACTCTGAGTGTCAGAACGCCGCCCAGATCTACCGCAAAGTCACCAAC GGAGTCAAACCCGACAGTTTCTCCAAAGTCAAAGTTCCCGAGCTGAGGGAGATCATTGAAGGCTGCATTCGGACCAACAGCAGCGAGAG gttcACGGTTCAGGACCTGCTGGACCACCGGTTCTTCCAGGAGCAGCTGGGAGTCCACGTGGATCTGGCAGAGGACGATGACGGCGCCAAGGCGGCGCTGAAGCTCTGGCTCCGGATGGACCACAACAAGAAGCTCCACGGGAAATACAAAGACAACAACGCCATCGAGTTCCTGTTCGAGCTGTACAAAGACGTTCCAGAAGAGGTCGCGCAGGAGATG gtggTACTGGGGTTCGTCTGTGAGGCAGACTATAAGGTGGTTGCCATGGCGATCAGACACAGAGTGACGGCCATAAAACGTCAGCGGGAAAAACAGCGGCACCTGCTGGAGGAAGCTCTGAGCCGCCAGAAGGAAGCTGCCATCGAGGAAGAGTGTGACCCCGCCCCCCGGCCACCTGAGCCGCCCAATCAGAGACCAGTAAGGAGGGTAGCcaatcaggtgtgtttgaggctgtttccatggaaacagccATGGACACTTCCATATTTACATAGTGAGTTTAATCAATTCATGAGGCTTCCAAATTCGCAGCAGGACTCAGTTGGTGGACCCGCCCCTGCCTGGATACAAGCCCCGCCCTCGGCAACAACGACATCATCGGCGCTGTCATCGAGCATCAGCCCGGTGGATTCTGGGATCGGCGGTGTCCCCAGCAGGATGGAAGGAGACGAGGATGACAAGACCACCAAACACACCTCGTACTCCTCCGCCACAT cggACTGTGAGATGGacacctccttcagctcctcaggtGTCTCGGAGAAGGTGGCCACTCCTGTCACTAGCCCTGCCCCTTTGCCTCCTGTTTCCACCCCTGCTCCCGTGGCTTGGGAAACCCCTCTCCCCAGGGTGGCCCCTCCCTCTGTGACCCGGGCTCCGTCCAAAGCTCCGCCCTTTCCCGTGCTGCGCTTCCCCAAG AGCATCGCTGTGTCCAACAATGCAGAGCGACAGTCATCTGGATCAGTCTGTGGCTTCTCCTCACCTgtggacag CTACGCCTCTGATGTGACCTCAGGTTTGAGTGATGGCAATGACGGCCAATCAGATAAGGgcaaacaggaagcagacaaACAGGCGGCTGCCAAGCAGTTCAAGAGGAGAGCGAGAGCTCGTCTGAAAATCACAGGG ctgtcCGACATGGTGGACCGGGTCGTGGAGTGTCAGCTGCAGACTCACAACAGTAAGATGGTGACGTTTAAGTTTGACCTGGACGGAGACAATCCAGAGGACATCGCCTCTGTGatg atccACAGAGACTTCATTCTGCCGTCAGAGCGACAAGGATTCATCCACCGCAtgtatgacatcatcagcaggGCGGAGTCTATGATGTATCAACAGCAGCCAGCTCACCTGACCGCCACTACCACGCTGCCTGAGTCCCtg CCGAACCTGCCGGCCCACCGCCTCTCCAGAACGCTGTCCtcatcttcacttcctg ACATTGCAGACACTGACCCCTCCCCCCTGAAGGATGGAGACTTCTACGTCGACCCTGAGGCCACGCCCCCCGTCAGACCGCTGAGGTCACAGTCCTTCCACACCTCATCAG cttcctcccatcagcctccCCCCTACCCAAGGCATTACTCCCCTCCTCAGCCCCCCTCCCACCTCGTCCCTCAGTATCAGTAtcacctcccctctcccccttaCTCCCCCTACACATCTCAATTTCCTGGTCAGAGTTCCTCCCCCACCAGCCTCCCCCAAGTCCACAGtaacccctccctcctcaccccctcctcctcttcctcagctcctcctccccctccccactGGCCCCCCACTGACCAGCCCCTCTTCTCTCTGGCTAATGTCCTCTCTCTAGCCATGAGTGTGGCCCAGTCCTTAATGCCCCCAGCCGGCACCCCCAACCATGGCTTTCACCCCCAGCCCCTGTCTCCCCCTTTCCCCTCACCTCaggcctccctctcttcccctttcCCCTCCCCCCaggcctccctctctccccccatgTCTCCAGCACTAGGCTCCAAGCTCCATCATCCAGGCCACGCCTCCTTCTCTGctcccttctcctctcagcCATCTTACGCCCCGCCCACCCCAAACAGCCAGCACGGGGCGGAGCCCGGACGGACACCTGACACACCACAG ccTCACAGTCCTGTCCCGCAGAGGGACATcttagccccgccccctcctg GTTCAGAGGCTATTTCTGCTCCCACTGCACCCAGTGCTCCCAGTCTGACCACTGCACCCAGTCTGACCACTGCACCCAGTGCCCCCACTGCTCCCAGTCTGACCACTGCACCCAGTGCTCCCACTGCTCCCAGTCTGACCACTGCACCCAGTGCTCCCACTGCTCCCAGTCTGATCACTGCACCCAGTGCTCCCACTGCTCCCAGTCTGACCACTGCACCCAGTGCTCCCACTGCACCCAGTCTGACCACTgctcccagtgctcccagtgctcccagtcCCAGAGCAGAGCTCTCAGCCTCGTCGCCATCTATGTCGACCCCCCCCAACAGA GTGTCCTCCCCCGTCTCCCCGCCACCCAGCCTGTCTCCCATTCAGGAGG TGAAACAGTCTTCAGGCTTCAGCATTGGTCGTTTCCAGGTGATGGCGTCTAAAAACAGTCATCAGGAGGCCCGCCCCCTCAGCCAGGCCACACCCACCACCCACTCTCCGCCTCCTGCCTCtgtggaccaatcagagagctcagacagcagcacaggggAAGAGAGCGAATCAGAGAGCAGCATCAGCACTGTGACGTCGGCCCCACCTGGTCATCCTCTGAGTTAccaagaggaggagaagaggaggatggaagaggaggaggaagaggagaagaagaggagggggagtcGGAGGCTGAGTGTCCCTCAGTGGGAGGGGATGAACCGCTCGGCAGCCTGCCTCAGCTCTGACGAATCAGAGAGTGAGAACGAGGAGACGTGGGCGGAGCTACAGGAGCTCCGAGAGAG ACACCTGGCGGAGGTGCAGACCCTGCAAGCCAATCAGAAGCGAGAGATCGAGGACTTGTACTCGAGGATGGGTAAAGTCCCGCCCCCTGGTATCGTCTCTCCGGCCGCCATGCTGAACTACCGCCAACGCCGCCTCTCCAAGCCCGGAAACTACCCTCCTCCTCGCAAAAACAGCCTGCAGAGGCTGGACGCGCTGCTCCCTGCAG GTATCATGCGGAAGAGCCCTGTGAGCGGCGGATCTCAGGAGAAGGCAGGGAGAGGTGTGACGTTCGCCCCCGAGCACAGCTGCATG TGA